A genomic stretch from Edaphobacter aggregans includes:
- a CDS encoding SCO family protein: MPRKPLALILFALSIFSIQGCRQSTTPAAATSPTKAFPVRGKIIATDATHVTLDHEAVPGFMDAMTMPYKLKDPSVVSELHPGDLITATILATADGAEFRDVLLDNIVVIAQGRPDYKPAVQYHVPQAGDAVPNFALLNQSDRTLHLSQFKGKVLVATFVYTRCPLADYCPRMSRNFAEIDKALQADPDLYAKTHLLSISFDPTYDTPKVLRSYGGAYTGNYTTETFKHWDFAAPSEKDLPAVTQFFNVGITPGDAKSLTHSLSTIIIGKDGKVAAWYPTNDWQPADLVAQIKKLAAS, from the coding sequence GTGCCCCGCAAGCCTCTCGCCCTGATCCTCTTTGCCCTCTCCATCTTCTCCATTCAGGGCTGCCGCCAATCCACCACACCTGCAGCCGCCACATCTCCCACCAAGGCCTTCCCCGTCCGCGGCAAAATCATCGCCACTGACGCCACCCATGTCACCCTCGACCACGAGGCCGTCCCCGGCTTCATGGACGCCATGACCATGCCCTACAAGCTCAAAGACCCTTCCGTCGTCAGCGAGCTCCACCCCGGCGACCTCATCACCGCCACCATCCTCGCCACCGCCGACGGTGCCGAATTCCGCGACGTCCTCCTCGACAACATCGTCGTCATAGCCCAGGGCCGTCCCGACTACAAGCCCGCCGTCCAGTACCACGTCCCTCAAGCCGGAGACGCCGTCCCCAACTTCGCCCTCCTCAACCAAAGCGACCGCACCCTCCACCTCTCGCAGTTCAAAGGCAAAGTTCTCGTCGCCACCTTCGTCTACACCCGCTGCCCACTAGCCGATTACTGCCCCCGCATGTCCCGCAACTTCGCCGAGATCGACAAAGCCCTCCAGGCCGACCCCGACCTCTACGCCAAAACCCACCTCCTCAGCATCTCCTTCGACCCCACCTACGACACCCCAAAAGTCCTCCGCAGCTACGGCGGAGCCTACACCGGCAACTACACCACCGAGACCTTCAAGCACTGGGACTTCGCCGCCCCGTCCGAAAAAGACCTCCCCGCCGTCACCCAGTTCTTCAATGTAGGCATCACCCCCGGTGACGCCAAATCCCTCACCCACTCCCTCTCCACCATCATCATCGGCAAAGACGGCAAAGTAGCCGCCTGGTACCCCACCAACGACTGGCAACCCGCCGACCTCGTAGCCCAAATCAAAAAACTAGCCGCCAGCTAA